In the Prochlorococcus marinus str. MIT 9312 genome, ATTTATCTGCTGAACATCCAATAGAACTTGTTAATTCTGTTAATCCCTATCGAATACAAGGTCAAAAGACTGCAGCCTTTGAAATTGTTGATGACTTAGGTATTGCACCTGATTGGCTTTGTATTCCAATGGGTAATGCAGGAAATATAACTGCTTATTGGATGGGGTTTAAAGAATATTCAAAAATAAAAAGAAATTTAAAATTACCAATTATGATGGGTTTTCAATCCGAAGGCTCTGCACCACTAGTGCAAAATATAATAATTAAAGAACCCGAGACAATTGCAACAGCAATAAGAATTGGCAATCCTGTTAATAGAGAAAAAGCAAAAAAAGTAAAAAAAGAAAGTAAAGGAGACTTTCAATCAGTTACGGATGAAGAAATAATCAATGCTTATAAAATACTTGCTAAAGAGGGAGTGTTTTGTGAACCTGCCAGTGCAGCATCAGTTGCTGGATTAATTAAAAATAAAAATAGAATTCAAAAAGAATCAACTATTGTTTGTGTTCTTACTGGAAATGGCTTGAAAGACCCTGATTGCGCTATTAATAACAATGATGCTATTTTCAGGAAAAATATTGAACCTTCGTTAAAAAATATAACTAAAATTTTAGGATATTAAAAA is a window encoding:
- the thrC gene encoding threonine synthase → MVLLNKIKNKLRINYRKKRWPGLIDAYKQYLPVTKKTPIISLNEGNTPLIFSDSISKLIGNGTKVFLKYDGLNPTGSFKDRGMTMAISKAKEEGREAVICASTGNTSAAAAAYASRGGLKPYVLIPEGFVAQGKLAQALMYGAEIISINGNFDKALEIVRDLSAEHPIELVNSVNPYRIQGQKTAAFEIVDDLGIAPDWLCIPMGNAGNITAYWMGFKEYSKIKRNLKLPIMMGFQSEGSAPLVQNIIIKEPETIATAIRIGNPVNREKAKKVKKESKGDFQSVTDEEIINAYKILAKEGVFCEPASAASVAGLIKNKNRIQKESTIVCVLTGNGLKDPDCAINNNDAIFRKNIEPSLKNITKILGY